DNA sequence from the Streptomyces sp. NBC_01497 genome:
TGTTGCGCCTGGGGCGGCTGCCGCACGGGACCGGCCGGTGCCGGGGGCCGGTTCCGGGCGGTGCCCCCGGAAGCCCCGAGAGGCAGCGATATGAGCGTCTGCTCGGCGTCGGAGAACGCGGGCGCGGTGGACGCCGGTGCGGGCGGCGTCTTCGGCAGGAAGGCGGTCGCGTCCGCGTCCGGCCTCGTCCCGGGTGCCGGTGCGGGCGGGGTCATGCGGAGATGCGCCGTCGCCTCGGGGCCCGGCGCGGGCGGGACAGGCGGGGAAGCGGCGGGCCCGGGTGCCGGCGGTGTCTTCGGCAGGTATGTCGTCGCCGCATCCCTCGCCGGCGCGGGAGAGGCGGGCGCGGGAGAGGCGGGCGCGGACGCCGCGGGCATGGGCCCCGCGGCACGTGCGGGACGGACCTTCGCCAGATACGTGGTCGCGCCCGCGTCCTGTTCCCGGTCGGCGCTCGGCGCGGCCGGTCCGGAGGTGGCGGCGGGCGGCGGGTCCTGTCTTTCCGGCCGCACGGCGTGCCGGGCAGGGGGTGGTGCCGCCCCGCTGCCGCCCGGCGGCACCACCGGCCGTGTCGGAGGAACGGGGGCGGGGGCGGACGCGGCGGGCTGGCGCGCGTGCTTGCCCACAGGCCGCTCGGAGGGCGCCGGTGACGGGGTCGGCCCGCTCCCCCCGGTCCGCTGCGGGGCGGCGCCGGCACCCGGGGCGGGCACGGGCGCAAGGCCCAGGTCCGGCATCCCGGCGTGATCCTGCGCCCCGGACGGGGGAGTCGCCGACGCCGGTGGCCCGGTCCGGGCGCGGCGACCTGTGCCCGCGTCGCCGGTCCGCTCCCCGGACGCGGTGCTCCGCGCCTCCCGCGGCCGGTCCGCGTCGCGGTTCTGTGCCCGTGCCGTGTCCGCGGCCCGGTCGCCCGCCCGCGTCGGGGCGGGCGGCGGCGGGGCCTCGCCGTCCTCGGGCCGGACCGCGCGTGCGGTGGCGGGGATCGGGTCCGTCAGCGGATCGGCGAGGCCGCCGACGACCGCCTCGAACGCGTCGTCATCGTCGTCGCGTCCCTCGTACGTCCCCTGTGGCTTGTACGAGGCGCCGATCTCGCCTTCGTGCTCGGGGCGGAGTGCGGTCACGCGACGACAGCCTTCCCCACCACCGGCGCCAGCCCGGCCGACCGGGCCACCGCCTCCGGGTCACCGCACTGGGCCAGCCAGTTGGCGAGCATCAGGTGGCCGTGTTCCGTGAGCACCGACTCCGGGTGGAACTGCACGCCCTCCACGGGAAGTTCGCGGTGCCGCAGCCCCATCACGATGCCGTCGGCCGTGGTGGCGGTGACCTCCAGCTCCGGTGGGACCGTCGTGGGTTCGGCGGCGAGCGAGTGGTACCGCGTCGCCGTGAACGGTGACGGCAGCCCCGCGAACACGCCCTGCCCGCCGTGCTGGACCGGCGAGGTCTTGCCGTGCAGCAGTTCGGGGGCGCGGTCGACGACACCGCCGTACGCGACGGCCATCGACTGCATGCCGAGGCAGA
Encoded proteins:
- a CDS encoding aminodeoxychorismate/anthranilate synthase component II; translated protein: MSARILVVDNYDSFVFNLVQYLYQLGAECEVLRNDEVTTAHAQDGFDGVLLSPGPGTPEQAGVCVEMVHHCAATGVPVFGVCLGMQSMAVAYGGVVDRAPELLHGKTSPVQHGGQGVFAGLPSPFTATRYHSLAAEPTTVPPELEVTATTADGIVMGLRHRELPVEGVQFHPESVLTEHGHLMLANWLAQCGDPEAVARSAGLAPVVGKAVVA